The DNA region CGAAGAGAGCGATGCTGCCGGTCCCGGCGTTTTGGGCGATGCCTGAGAAAAGTTCTCCGACTGCGTCCCGGGAGAGGTACATGAGAAGTCCTTCGAGCACGAAGAGCGTTTTTTCCGAGGAAGAATACCCGGATTTTTTCAGTGTGTCCCAGAGATTGTCGTGTTCGAGATCGAGAGGGACGAACCTCACATGATCCGGCATTTCGTGAAAGATCCCGGTGATGATGCCGGTTTTTCGTTCGATCGTCTGCGGCTGATCGACTTCGAAGATGGTCATCCCCTCTTTGAGGGCAGGGAGGCGGTATGCCCGGGTATCATACCCGGCACCGAGGATCACGAGCTGGGTGAATCCTTCGGCCGCAGCCTTTTCGATGCGGTCGTCGAAGTACCGGACCCGGGCACGAATCGAGTTGCTCCAGCCGGGCATCTTTTTTTCATACTCTTCTGCTAAGGTTTTTGCCTGGAGCGGATTTTTTTTGGCATACTCAAGCGTCCGGGGATCGACGAAGTAGACGGCATACGGATCGTAGAATATGCGTCGGTCTTCCGGGAGCTTCGATTCGGCGAACCGCTGTAAGGCGATTCCTTCAGCCATTTTGCTTGGGCCGTTTTTTTCGGTTGGTTGCTCTGTCATAGAACTGCAGCCTCGTTTGCAATAAAACAT from Methanocorpusculum labreanum Z includes:
- a CDS encoding class I SAM-dependent methyltransferase; amino-acid sequence: MTEQPTEKNGPSKMAEGIALQRFAESKLPEDRRIFYDPYAVYFVDPRTLEYAKKNPLQAKTLAEEYEKKMPGWSNSIRARVRYFDDRIEKAAAEGFTQLVILGAGYDTRAYRLPALKEGMTIFEVDQPQTIERKTGIITGIFHEMPDHVRFVPLDLEHDNLWDTLKKSGYSSSEKTLFVLEGLLMYLSRDAVGELFSGIAQNAGTGSIALFDFVPQSLVDGTSDSEGGAYIRAYLSQVGELFRTGFAENELRPYLAGLGFTGVEIVPGSIYKGMIYTGVNADRPVSGLLNFAAAVVRG